One genomic window of Bactrocera dorsalis isolate Fly_Bdor chromosome 4, ASM2337382v1, whole genome shotgun sequence includes the following:
- the LOC125778399 gene encoding uncharacterized protein LOC125778399, whose protein sequence is MTSKLQPLDQGVIQNLKVFYRTRIVKEALKRIDANEKQDITLMDCINHLTKAWDIDVKNQTIANCFKKAGFGQYSEWEEEDDVPLSFLSTTDEYQSVIEADYEAWLKANKITCSATLQDYIAVDNDHCTTGFPTDADIVENYCPELDDPILSETESDGEGSVEETIHQPSRNDVENAFRTLSLYLQTNDTTTDEHYNALNKLDSIFTENTKKKKIFSL, encoded by the coding sequence ATGACCTCTAAATTACAGCCGCTGGATCAGGGAGTAATTCAAAACTTGAAAGTTTTTTATCGTACCAGAATAGTAAAAGAAGCACTAAAGCGTATAGATGCAAACGAAAAACAAGATATTACACTTATGGATTGCATCAATCATCTAACAAAAGCTTGGGATATTGACGTCAAAAATCAAACCATAGCGAATTGCTTCAAAAAAGCTGGATTTGGTCAATATTCTGAATGGGAAGAGGAAGATGACGTACCTCTGAGTTTTTTAAGTACTACTGATGAATATCAAAGTGTAATTGAAGCTGATTACGAAGCATggttaaaagcaaacaaaataactTGCAGTGCTACTCTTCAGGATTATATTGCAGTAGATAATGACCATTGCACAACTGGCTTTCCTACAGATGCTGATATTGTTGAGAATTACTGCCCTGAATTAGATGATCCAATATTAAGCGAAACGGAGAGTGACGGCGAGGGATCGGTAGAAGAAACTATTCACCAGCCTTCCAGAAATGATGTAGAAAATGCTTTCCGAACATTGAGtttatatttgcaaacaaatgACACTACAACTGATGAGCACTATAATGCTTTAAACAAATTAGactcaatttttactgaaaataccaaaaaaaagaaaattttcagtcTCTAA